GGCGATGCAGGCCACCATCAGGGGCAGAATGGTCTCATAGGAGTAGGTCAGTTCGAAGATGGTCAGGATGGCGGTGATCGGCGCCAGGGTGGTTCCGGCCACCATCGCCCCCATGCCGGCGAGGGCATAGCTGGTGGGATTCAAGCCCAATGAGGGCCAGATCAGATCGGCACCCAGGGCGCAGGCCGTTCCCAGTGTGGCCCCCAAGACCAGTGACGGGGCGAAGATGCCGCCGCTCATCCCCGACCCGGTGCAAAAGGCGGTGGCGGCCATTTTTGCCGCCAGCAAAACCACGGCCAGCTTCAATCCCAGGCTGCCGGCCAAGGCCGCATTGACGATATCGTAGCCGACCCCCATGACCTGGGGGAAAAAAAGGGCAATCCCCCCCAGCAACAGCCCCCCCGCCGCCGGCCGGCTCCAGACGGGCAGTGCCAGCCTTTGGAGGCACCCTTCGGTGAGGGCGATCAGTCGCATGAAGGCGATGGCCATCACACCCGCAAGCAGGCCCAGGCCCAGATAGGCCAGCAGCTCCCAGTAATGGGCCATTTGAAAGGGAGCGGACTGAAAGGTGGGGAACTCCCCGATGAAGATGCGCGACAGCACCGAGCCGGTCACCGCGGATACGACGATGTGGCTGATGTAGGCCACCTCGATGTCCAGCAGAATGATTTCGAGGGCGAAAAGGGTGCCGGTTATCGGCGCGTTGAAGGTGGCGGCGATGCCGGCGGCCGCCCCGGATGCCAAGCAGACCCTTCTCATATCGGGATCCAGGCGCAGCAGTTGTCCCATGGAGGAGCCCACCGAGGCACCGATCTGGGCAATGGGGCCTTCGCGGCCCACCGAGGCGCCGCTGCCGATCAACAGGCTGGTGATCAGCGCTTTCAGGAAGGTCACCCGGTGCCGGATGACGCTTTCCCGACGGGTCACCGCCACGATCACCTCCGCCACTCCGGGCCCCCGCGCCTCGGGCACCCAGCGGAAAATGGCGATGCCGGCCAGCAGTCCGCCCGCCGTGGGAACCAACAAGCGCTGCCAGTGGGGGGATTGCAGCACCTGGTGCAGGAAGGTGGGGCCCGGGGCCCAAATAATATCCTGAAACAACATGATCAGCCATCGGAACAGGAGCGCACCGGTGGCTGACAACATGCCGATGGCGACTGAGAAGGCCAGGAAATAGAGATGCTTGACTCTTTGGGATTTCAATTGAGCGCGATCTCCCCTGAGGCCTGAAATCTGGAGCCCGGTTTAAAATACCCTGGCAGCATAGAAAAGTCCCGTGGTGGCGTCAACTTCGGCGGGGGCAAAAGGGATGGGGGCGGCATGGGGCACCCGGGTCAAGAAAGGGCGCAGGCCGGATCGATGGCGTCAGCGATGGTCCGAGGCTTTGCCCCAGCGGGGTTTTGGACCCGGAGGCTATCGAAATCTCATGAAAGGATTCGGTCCTTTTTCCGATAGACCATTCCCTGGAAAATGGCAATCAGGTCGTCCTGGTCGTCGGTGACCCGGACGGTATAGGAGGCAAGCTTGAAATTTCTGGAAACTTCCCGCGCCTCGGCGAAAAGGGCCCGGGTTCCTTGACCGGCGGCCTTGAGAAACGAGATGTTGGCGTTGACGGCCACTGCTACGTTGCCATGGGAGTTGGAGGCCACGGCAAATGCCAAGTCCGCCAGTGCGAAAATAGCGGCGCCGTGCACGATGTTGACCGCGTTCAGGTGGTCTTCCCGGATCTTCATCCTGGCCCGGGCGCTGCCCGCGGAGACGTCGAGCAATTCAATGCCGACGCTGTTTGCAAACCGGTCTCTCTGGAAAAATTGGTGCAGGTCCCCCATGAATGGCTCCTATTTCCTTCCCAGCGGCGGGACAACCAGGCGGCAGGGCGCGGGGTTGCCACCCTAATCGTAGGAATAAACCCTGTATTCGGTGGCCGCGCCCAAAACGGCGTCGATCTTGCCCTCGACCGTCTTCCGCTCCTCGTTGGCAAACCACCGCTCCCAATCTTCGACCGATTTCCAGGTGCTGATCACCAGATACTCGTATGGGTCAACCACGTTGCGCATGGTTTCACCCGAAATATAGCCGGGTTGGCGGAAAGCCAGTTTTCTGGCCTCGGCCAGGAGCGGTCCGAGTTGGGGCAGCAGATCGGCTTCCATCCCGCCATACAAACGGGGCATTCTTCGGAACATGAGCACGCGTATTGACATTTTACCCTCCTGTGGCTGGAATTTGACGACTATTGGAAAGCTTTTGCGGGTGGTTCAGCCCTTATTTTTCAGCGCGACCCTAAACCACCAGATTTTTCAGTGTGAGCAAAACACCGGCCGCCACGGCCGACCCGATCACGCCGGCGACATTGGGCCCCATGGCGAACATCAAGAGCATGTTTTCAGGGTCTGCTTCAATCCCGAGTTTTTGACTGACGCGGGCCGCCATGGGCACTGCGGATACCCCGGCGGAGCCGATCAGGGGATTGATTTTATCGCGCGAGAAGCGGTTCATGAGTTTGGCCATCAAAATACCCGACGCGGTCCCGATGCTGAAGGCGATCACCCCCAGAAGCAGAATTCCCAAGGTTTCCAGGCTCAAAAACTTTTCCGCGGAAAGGCGCGAGCCGACCCCCAGCCCCAGAAAGATGGTGACGATGTTGATCAGGGCGTTTTGGGTCGTCTTGGAAAGCCGCTCGACGACCCCGCACTCGCGCATCAGATTGCCGAACATGAAAAAGCCGATCAGGGGGGCGGCCGAGGGCAGGAAAAGCGCACACAATCCGAGGACGATCAGCGGAAATACGATCTTT
The Desulfobacteraceae bacterium genome window above contains:
- a CDS encoding chloride channel protein translates to MKSQRVKHLYFLAFSVAIGMLSATGALLFRWLIMLFQDIIWAPGPTFLHQVLQSPHWQRLLVPTAGGLLAGIAIFRWVPEARGPGVAEVIVAVTRRESVIRHRVTFLKALITSLLIGSGASVGREGPIAQIGASVGSSMGQLLRLDPDMRRVCLASGAAAGIAATFNAPITGTLFALEIILLDIEVAYISHIVVSAVTGSVLSRIFIGEFPTFQSAPFQMAHYWELLAYLGLGLLAGVMAIAFMRLIALTEGCLQRLALPVWSRPAAGGLLLGGIALFFPQVMGVGYDIVNAALAGSLGLKLAVVLLAAKMAATAFCTGSGMSGGIFAPSLVLGATLGTACALGADLIWPSLGLNPTSYALAGMGAMVAGTTLAPITAILTIFELTYSYETILPLMVACIASATVVRMLFGYSVYEMSLLRRGANIVRGHDVGILRGLRVRDFMEREFESVLNTTPLMAVVTCITQSPYPHFVVLDPQGEMVGVLSLRDLQGAMERLEALEGLVIAADLMTAEVLTLTTDDNLEKALYIFEKHRISFIPVTEPFNPRLVRGILKKDDLLQAYTQKVLKDRLLSSPVR
- a CDS encoding hotdog fold thioesterase — its product is MGDLHQFFQRDRFANSVGIELLDVSAGSARARMKIREDHLNAVNIVHGAAIFALADLAFAVASNSHGNVAVAVNANISFLKAAGQGTRALFAEAREVSRNFKLASYTVRVTDDQDDLIAIFQGMVYRKKDRILS
- a CDS encoding antibiotic biosynthesis monooxygenase, which encodes MSIRVLMFRRMPRLYGGMEADLLPQLGPLLAEARKLAFRQPGYISGETMRNVVDPYEYLVISTWKSVEDWERWFANEERKTVEGKIDAVLGAATEYRVYSYD